A single window of Lagopus muta isolate bLagMut1 chromosome 23, bLagMut1 primary, whole genome shotgun sequence DNA harbors:
- the PSMB2 gene encoding proteasome subunit beta type-2 — protein MEYLIGIQGPDYVLVAADTVAASSIIQMKHDHDKMFKMSEKILLLCVGEAGDTVQFAEYIQKNVQLYKMRNGYELSPTAAANFTRRNLADYLRSRTPYHVNLLLAGYDDHEGPALYYMDYLAALAKAPFAAHGYGAFLTLSILDRYYKPGITREEAVELLKKCLEELQKRFVLNLTSFNARFIDKDGIHEVDNVPLLKALS, from the exons ATGGAGTACCTGATCGGGATCCAGGGCCCCGACTACGTCCTGGTGGCTGCCGACACCGTGGCGGCTTCTAGCATCATCCAGATGAAGCACG ACCACGATAAAATGTTTAAGATGAGTGAAAAGatcttgctgctgtgtgttggtGAGGCTGGAGACACCGTGCAGTTTGCAGAATACATCCAGAAAAACGTTCAGCTCTACAAAATGCGAAATG GTTATGAATTGTCTCCTACTGCAGCTGCAAACTTCACACGACGAAATCTGGCTGATTACCTTCGCAGTCGA acCCCTTACCATGTCAACCTTCTCCTGGCTGGCTATGATGACCATGAGGGTCCTGCCCTTTATTACATGGATTACCTTGCAGCTCTGGCTAAAGCTCCTTTTGCAGCACATGGATACGGTGCATTCCTCACCCTCAGCATCCTGGACCGCTATTACAAGCCAG gtaTCACACGTGAGGAAGCTGTGGAGCTCCTAAAGAAATGTCTGGAGGAG CTTCAGAAACGCTTCGTCTTAAATCTGACTTCTTTCAATGCCCGATTCATTGACAAGGATGGCATCCATGAAGTGGACAATGTACCCCTTCTAAAAGCGCTGTCTTAA